One Rosa chinensis cultivar Old Blush chromosome 3, RchiOBHm-V2, whole genome shotgun sequence DNA window includes the following coding sequences:
- the LOC112192731 gene encoding sulfoquinovosyl transferase SQD2, with the protein MPSSPSLSINPSLSPPSLSTATPTSSSSFPHSSPPIFLKFPGNQYSRTKPISLSARKARSGYSESRKLEVRASKMTITEVEIEEEEEGPPPYVESETNSRPRRIALFVEPSPFAYVSGYKNRFQNFIRYLREMGDEVMVVTTHEGVPEEFYGAKCIGSRSFPCPWYQKVPLSLALSPRIISEVAHFKPDIIHASSPGIMVFGALIIAKLLSVPIVMSYHTHVPVYIPRYTFSWLVKPMWMVIKFLHTAADLTLVPSAAIAKDLQVAGVAAANTIRLWNKGVDSESFHPRFRSDEMRSRLSNGEPEKPLIVHVGRLGVEKSLDFLKSVMDRLPEARIAFIGDGPYRAELEELFSGMPAVFTGMLGGEELSQAYASGDVFVMPSESETLGLVVLEAMASGIPVVGARSGGIPDIIPEDQEGKTGFLYNYNDLDDCLSKLRPLLENKELRETIGQAARKETEKFDWKAATRVIRNEQYNAAIWFWRRRRAQFLRPLQWLMKRIFPQTPPEIKYR; encoded by the exons ATgccctcctctccttctctctctataaatccctctctctctcccccctctctCTCCACAGCCACTCccacttcttcatcatcttttccTCATTCGTCACCTCCAATATTCCTCAAATTCCCGGGCAACCAATATTCTCGGACAAAACCCATTAGCCTTTCTGCTCGTAAAGCTCGCTCGGGCTACTCAGAAAGTAGAAAACTTGAGGTTAGAGCAAGCAAGATGACGATTACAGAAGTTGAgattgaagaagaggaagagggtcCTCCCCCTTATGTTGAATCGGAGACCAACTCGAGGCCTCGCCGCATTGCTCTGTTTGTTGAGCCTTCCCCTTTTGC ATATGTGTCAGGGTATAAGAATCGATTCCAGAATTTCATTAGGTACTTGCGTGAAATGGGGGATGAG GTGATGGTTGTGACAACACACGAAGGAGTGCCCGAGGAATTTTATGGAGCAAAATGTATTGGATCGCGAAG CTTCCCCTGCCCTTGGTATCAGAAGGTGCCCCTTTCCCTTGCGCTCAGTCCTAGAATAATTTCAGAGGTTGCCCATTTCAAGCCTGACATCATACATGCATCCTCACCTGGAATCATg GTATTCGGTGCTCTCATCATCGCTAAATTATTGTCTGTCCCCATTGTGATGTCATACCATACTCATGTGCCAGT ATATATTCCAAGATACACCTTCAGTTGGTTGGTGAAACCCATGTGGATGGTTATAA AATTCCTGCACACAGCTGCTGATCTCACACTAGTGCCATCAGCGGCAATCGCTAAGGATCTCCAAGTTGCTGGGGTCGCAGCAG CTAACACAATTCGTCTTTGGAATAAGGGTGTTGATTCAGAAAGCTTCCATCCTCGCTTCCGTTCTGATGAAATGCGTTCAAGACTAAG CAATGGTGAACCTGAGAAACCTTTAATAGTCCATGTTGGAAGACTTGGAGTCGAGAAGAGCTTGGATTTTCTAAAAAG TGTCATGGATAGGCTTCCAGAAGCACGAATTGCTTTTATTGGAGATGGACCATACAG GGCGGAGCTGGAAGAATTATTCTCTGGCATGCCTGCAGTATTTACAGGAATGTTAGGAGGTGAGGAGCTCTCTCAGGCGTATGCCAGCGGGGATGTTTTCGTGATGCCTTCAGAATCAGAGACACTTGGGCTTGTGGTATTGGAGGCTATGGCTTCAGGCATTCCTGTGGTAGGAGCTCGCTCAGGTGGAATCCCAGATATAATTCCGGAAGACCAGGAGGGGAAAACAGGATTTCTCTATAATTACAACGATCTTGATGACTGCTTAAGCAAATTGCGGCCTCTGTTGGAGAACAAGGAATTAAGGGAAACAATTGGCCAAGCCGCACGCAAAGAGACAGAGAAGTTTGACTGGAAGGCAGCCACTCGAGTGATACGAAATGAACAATACAATGCTGCCATTTGGTtttggaggaggagaagagCACAATTCTTGAGACCTCTGCAATGGCTGATGAAACGTATCTTCCCACAAACCCCACCGGAAATTAAGTATAGATGA
- the LOC112192967 gene encoding BAHD acyltransferase DCR: MPSSSSSVTVVSKCTVYPNQKSTIKSLKLSVSDLPMLSCHYIQKGVLFNSPPYSINDLVNSLKQSLSVALTHFPALAGRFQTDSDGYVHILCNNAGADFIQAKAKHLTVDGVLPPNCDVPHCFKEFFTLDRTISYSGHDKPLAAVQVTELADGVFIGCTVNHSVTDGTSFWHFFNTFAEINRGALKISKSPDFSRDTVFNSSAVLRVPEGGPKITFSGNEPLRERIFHFTRESILKLKFRANNNAARNGFSESAEIFGKARNDTWDPASRDNNGSAKARTEISSFQSLSAQLWRSVTRARSLDRSKPTTFRMAVNCRHRLEPKMDSHYFGNAIQSIPTIATVGDLLSHDLRWGADLLHKNVVAHDSDTVRRGVEDWESAPRLFPLGNFDGASMTMGSSPRFPMYNNDFGWGLPLAVRSGRANKFDGKISAFPGREGNGSVDLEVVLAPETMAGLECDEEFMQYVTVV; the protein is encoded by the coding sequence atgccttcatcttcttcttctgtgacTGTGGTTTCAAAATGCACAGTTTATCCCAACCAAAAATCCACAATCAAATCCCTCAAGCTTTCGGTCTCAGACCTTCCCATGCTCTCCTGCCATTACATTCAGAAGGGAGTTCTGTTTAATTCCCCACCTTACTCCATCAACGACCTTGTCAATTCTCTCAAGCAATCTCTCTCCGTTGCCCTGACTCACTTCCCGGCTCTCGCCGGCCGTTTCCAGACGGACTCCGACGGGTACGTCCACATCCTCTGCAACAACGCCGGCGCCGATTTCATCCAGGCCAAGGCCAAACACCTAACCGTCGACGGCGTTCTGCCTCCTAATTGCGACGTCCCTCATTGCTTCAAAGAGTTCTTCACCTTGGACAGGACCATTAGCTACTCCGGCCACGACAAGCCTTTGGCGGCCGTACAGGTCACAGAGCTCGCCGACGGCGTCTTCATCGGCTGCACTGTCAACCACTCCGTCACCGACGGGACCTCCTTCTGGCATTTCTTCAACACCTTCGCCGAAATAAACAGAGGCGCCCTGAAAATCTCCAAGTCGCCGGACTTCTCCCGCGACACAGTCTTCAACTCTTCGGCGGTGCTTCGTGTCCCTGAAGGCGGCCCTAAGATCACCTTCTCCGGCAACGAGCCgttgagagagagaattttCCACTTCACTAGAGAATCAATTCTGAAACTGAAATTCAGGGCCAATAACAACGCCGCCCGTAACGGCTTCTCCGAATCCGCCGAGATTTTCGGGAAGGCACGCAACGACACCTGGGATCCCGCTTCCCGAGACAACAACGGCTCTGCCAAAGCAAGAACGGAAATCTCGTCCTTCCAGTCGCTGAGCGCGCAGCTCTGGCGCTCGGTGACACGTGCCAGGAGCTTAGACCGGTCCAAACCGACGACGTTTCGGATGGCGGTGAATTGCCGCCACAGGCTGGAGCCGAAGATGGACTCGCACTACTTCGGGAACGCGATTCAGAGCATCCCGACCATCGCCACCGTCGGCGATCTCCTATCTCATGACCTGCGGTGGGGGGCTGATCTGCTGCACAAGAACGTGGTGGCGCACGACAGCGACACGGTGCGCCGCGGCGTAGAGGATTGGGAGAGCGCACCGAGGTTGTTCCCGCTGGGGAACTTCGACGGTGCTTCAATGACGATGGGGAGCTCGCCGAGATTTCCTATGTACAACAATGACTTCGGATGGGGGCTGCCCTTGGCCGTAAGGAGCGGTAGGGCTAATAAGTTCGACGGTAAGATATCGGCGTTTCCGGGACGAGAGGGGAACGGAAGCGTTGATCTCGAGGTGGTTTTGGCGCCGGAGACGATGGCGGGGCTGGAGTGCGATGAGGAGTTCATGCAGTACGTAACTGTGGTGTGA